Proteins encoded together in one Lysinibacillus sp. FSL K6-0232 window:
- the hisD gene encoding histidinol dehydrogenase, with protein MKITKLAKGISLKRPLEGGNEEQLAVVRQVLSDVKLQGDAALRAYTEKWDGYVPTHLRVTKEEIQEAVNALDQQLYQDLTEAAHNIRLYHQQQQRSGYRLELGDGSWLGQRVTALDAVGLYVPGGTAAYPSSVLMNVIPAQVAGVQRIVITSPAGRDGRLPAGVLAAAHILGIDEIYKVGGAQAIAALAYGTETIAPVDKITGPGNIFVALAKREVFGEVAIDMIAGPSEIAILADDTAYPDEIAADLLSQAEHDPLACAVLITTSEQLAKKVAEQVERQLVTLPRQDVARASIENFGTIYLAETLTDAIAAINSLAPEHLEIVTDDAEIVAQQIRHAGGIFIGRYSSEPVGDYFAGTNHVLPTNSTARFASGLNVDDFVKKSSIVYYSEKTWANNAPKIARLARMEGLEGHARAVESRGWEKE; from the coding sequence ATGAAAATAACAAAGCTAGCAAAAGGTATTTCATTAAAAAGACCGCTTGAGGGAGGCAATGAAGAGCAACTAGCGGTAGTAAGACAAGTATTATCAGATGTTAAATTACAGGGAGATGCAGCATTACGTGCCTATACTGAAAAATGGGATGGCTATGTGCCAACGCATTTACGTGTAACAAAGGAAGAAATTCAGGAAGCCGTCAATGCGTTAGATCAACAGCTCTATCAGGATTTAACAGAGGCAGCTCATAATATTCGTCTTTATCATCAACAACAGCAGCGTTCAGGCTATCGCTTAGAGCTAGGTGATGGCTCTTGGCTTGGGCAACGAGTAACAGCGCTTGATGCGGTAGGCTTGTATGTGCCGGGTGGAACAGCCGCCTATCCTTCCTCCGTACTGATGAATGTTATTCCAGCGCAAGTTGCAGGTGTACAGCGTATCGTCATCACATCCCCAGCTGGTCGTGATGGGAGGTTGCCAGCAGGTGTTCTAGCAGCAGCACATATTTTAGGCATTGATGAAATTTATAAGGTCGGTGGTGCACAAGCAATTGCGGCTCTTGCCTACGGTACAGAAACAATCGCACCTGTTGATAAAATTACAGGTCCAGGGAATATTTTTGTAGCATTGGCAAAGCGCGAGGTTTTTGGTGAGGTAGCGATCGATATGATTGCTGGTCCAAGTGAAATTGCTATTTTGGCTGATGACACAGCATATCCTGATGAAATTGCAGCAGACCTTTTATCACAGGCAGAGCATGATCCATTGGCATGTGCCGTACTTATAACAACCTCTGAACAATTGGCAAAAAAGGTAGCAGAGCAGGTAGAGCGCCAATTAGTAACGTTACCACGTCAAGATGTAGCACGCGCTTCCATTGAAAACTTTGGAACAATTTATTTAGCAGAAACATTAACAGATGCTATTGCTGCTATTAATTCATTAGCACCAGAGCATTTAGAAATTGTCACAGATGATGCTGAGATAGTAGCACAACAAATTCGACATGCTGGTGGTATTTTTATTGGTCGCTATAGCTCTGAGCCTGTCGGTGATTATTTTGCGGGTACAAATCATGTATTACCAACGAATAGCACGGCTCGCTTTGCTAGCGGCTTAAATGTTGATGATTTTGTTAAAAAATCAAGCATTGTTTATTACAGTGAAAAAACATGGGCAAACAATGCACCTAAAATAGCACGTTTAGCACGGATGGAAGGCTTAGAGGGTCATGCACGTGCAGTAGAATCACGTGGGTGGGAAAAGGAGTAG
- the hisF gene encoding imidazole glycerol phosphate synthase subunit HisF has protein sequence MLTKRIIPCLDVKEGRVVKGIQFVSLRDAGDPVELAKFYDEQGADELVFLDISASHEGRETMVDVVRQTAATLAIPFTVGGGIRTLDDMKRILRAGADKVSVNTSALERPALIQEGADFFGAQCIVVAIDARYSEEDGTWMVYTHGGRNKTTWSAIEWAKEAVRLGAGEILLTSMNQDGEKSGFDLALTKAVREAVTVPVIASGGAGHAEHFYEVLAEGVDADAALAASIFHYKETSVAQVKEYLREKGVAVR, from the coding sequence ATGCTAACAAAACGTATTATTCCATGTCTTGATGTAAAGGAAGGTCGCGTTGTTAAAGGAATACAATTTGTTTCACTACGCGATGCAGGTGATCCAGTTGAACTGGCGAAGTTTTATGATGAGCAAGGTGCAGATGAGCTTGTATTTTTAGATATTTCTGCCTCACATGAAGGGCGGGAAACGATGGTGGATGTCGTTCGGCAAACGGCTGCCACGCTTGCAATTCCTTTTACGGTTGGCGGTGGTATTCGTACATTGGATGATATGAAGCGTATTTTACGTGCAGGAGCGGATAAAGTTTCAGTCAATACATCTGCGTTGGAGCGCCCCGCTCTTATTCAAGAGGGTGCTGACTTCTTTGGCGCACAATGTATTGTTGTAGCAATTGATGCACGTTATAGTGAAGAGGATGGCACGTGGATGGTTTATACACACGGTGGACGTAATAAAACAACTTGGTCAGCTATTGAGTGGGCGAAAGAGGCTGTACGCTTAGGAGCTGGCGAGATTTTATTAACAAGTATGAATCAGGATGGCGAAAAATCAGGCTTTGATTTAGCTTTAACAAAGGCGGTCAGAGAGGCTGTCACAGTACCAGTAATTGCTAGTGGTGGAGCGGGACATGCCGAACATTTTTACGAAGTATTAGCAGAAGGTGTAGATGCAGATGCAGCACTTGCAGCATCTATTTTCCATTATAAAGAAACGAGCGTAGCGCAAGTAAAAGAATACTTACGTGAAAAAGGAGTGGCAGTAAGATGA
- the hisIE gene encoding bifunctional phosphoribosyl-AMP cyclohydrolase/phosphoribosyl-ATP diphosphatase HisIE has translation MIDMIQFDEKGLVTAVVQDANTKEVLTVAYMNKESLAKTIESGETWFYSRSRQELWHKGATSGHTQKVVSIKADCDQDALVVEVLPNGPACHNGTISCFTEVIQQNEKVGSVDILSKLVRVIEKREQEMPEGAYTTYLFDKGIDKICKKVGEEATEVVIGAKNRDAEEVKWEAADLIYHLLVLLQEQKVSIYDVLYVLEKRHEEK, from the coding sequence ATGATTGACATGATTCAATTCGATGAAAAAGGTCTTGTGACAGCGGTTGTGCAAGATGCCAATACAAAAGAAGTGCTGACAGTGGCTTATATGAATAAGGAGTCACTCGCTAAAACAATTGAATCAGGGGAAACTTGGTTTTATTCTCGCTCACGACAAGAGCTTTGGCATAAAGGAGCAACAAGTGGTCATACACAAAAAGTTGTGTCGATCAAAGCAGATTGTGATCAAGATGCATTAGTGGTGGAGGTTTTACCGAACGGACCAGCTTGTCATAATGGTACAATTTCTTGCTTTACTGAGGTAATTCAGCAAAATGAAAAAGTTGGCTCTGTGGACATCCTTTCTAAACTTGTCCGTGTTATCGAAAAGCGAGAGCAGGAAATGCCTGAAGGGGCGTATACTACATATTTATTTGATAAAGGTATCGATAAAATTTGTAAAAAGGTTGGAGAAGAAGCGACAGAGGTTGTGATTGGTGCTAAAAATCGTGATGCAGAGGAAGTTAAATGGGAGGCTGCAGATTTAATTTATCATCTGCTAGTATTACTGCAAGAGCAAAAAGTAAGTATTTATGATGTTCTATATGTGTTGGAAAAACGTCACGAGGAGAAATAA
- the hisH gene encoding imidazole glycerol phosphate synthase subunit HisH, with the protein MKIGVIDYGMGNLFSVEQALKRQGCEVIVTADESVLDTADALLLPGVGAFPDARKRLAETKLDYYLQKAQRENRPLLGICLGMQLLFEESNEVTPTKGLGFFKGRIQQFSGMNEEGQAYRVPHMGWNELIISNHPVWLQQEAPAKHVYFVHSFYATDIEEAELVAYADYYGIRVPGIVANGSVTGMQFHPEKSGALGVYLLEQWLKGVKAC; encoded by the coding sequence ATGAAAATAGGTGTGATTGATTATGGTATGGGCAATTTATTTAGTGTGGAGCAGGCATTGAAACGACAAGGCTGTGAGGTTATTGTCACGGCTGATGAAAGCGTGTTGGATACAGCAGATGCTCTTCTATTGCCAGGGGTTGGTGCATTTCCTGATGCTCGCAAGCGTTTAGCAGAAACAAAATTAGATTATTACTTACAAAAAGCACAACGTGAGAATCGTCCTTTGCTGGGGATTTGCTTAGGGATGCAATTATTGTTTGAGGAAAGTAATGAAGTAACGCCAACAAAGGGGCTAGGCTTTTTTAAAGGGCGTATACAACAGTTTAGTGGTATGAATGAGGAAGGACAAGCATACCGAGTGCCACATATGGGCTGGAATGAGCTAATAATTTCAAACCATCCTGTATGGCTGCAGCAGGAAGCACCAGCTAAGCATGTTTATTTTGTTCATTCCTTTTATGCCACAGATATTGAGGAGGCGGAGCTTGTTGCTTATGCTGATTACTATGGTATAAGAGTGCCAGGCATTGTCGCAAATGGCTCTGTCACTGGCATGCAGTTTCATCCTGAAAAATCGGGTGCGCTAGGTGTTTATTTATTAGAGCAATGGCTGAAAGGTGTGAAGGCATGCTAA
- the hisB gene encoding imidazoleglycerol-phosphate dehydratase HisB, translated as MTEKRRYAKIERTTNETQIAVAIDLDGEGKAEIQTGVGFMDHMLDLFIKHGLFNGTIQATGDTYIDDHHTTEDIGIVLGQAIREALGDKKGIKRYGTAFVPMDDALAQVVVDCSNRPHLEYRVPELTEKVGTFDTELVHEFLWKFALEARMNVHVIVPYGHNTHHIIEAIFKALARAIDDAVTIDPRVKGVPSTKGLLT; from the coding sequence ATGACTGAAAAAAGACGATATGCAAAAATAGAGCGGACAACGAATGAAACACAAATTGCAGTAGCGATTGATTTAGATGGTGAAGGTAAGGCTGAGATTCAAACAGGAGTAGGTTTTATGGATCATATGCTTGATTTATTTATCAAGCATGGTCTATTTAATGGCACAATACAGGCGACTGGTGATACTTATATTGATGATCATCATACAACAGAGGATATTGGAATTGTGCTAGGGCAGGCGATTCGTGAAGCACTTGGCGATAAAAAGGGTATTAAACGTTACGGAACAGCGTTTGTGCCGATGGATGATGCACTGGCACAGGTTGTTGTCGATTGCTCAAACCGTCCACATTTAGAATATCGTGTACCAGAGCTAACGGAAAAGGTAGGTACTTTTGATACGGAGTTAGTGCATGAGTTTTTATGGAAATTTGCGTTAGAGGCACGTATGAATGTCCATGTAATTGTCCCATATGGGCATAATACACACCATATTATTGAAGCAATTTTTAAGGCGTTGGCGCGTGCTATTGATGATGCGGTGACAATCGACCCTCGTGTTAAAGGAGTGCCATCAACGAAGGGGCTGTTAACATAG
- the hisG gene encoding ATP phosphoribosyltransferase — protein sequence MNELTIAMPKGRIFEEAYQMLLEAGFNLPEEVEMSRKLMIEIPEEKIRFILAKPMDVPVYVEHGVADIGIAGKDVLLEQQREVHELLDLKISTCYIASAGLPNTTMNEIAPRIATKYPNIAMKYYKGIGEQVEIIELNGSIELAPMIGLADRIVDIVSTGRTLKENGLVEYEFIAAVSSRLIANPVSYRMKGDRIIDLVKRLKKCVSEQKSNPI from the coding sequence GTGAATGAGTTAACAATTGCGATGCCGAAGGGGCGAATCTTTGAAGAGGCATATCAGATGCTACTAGAGGCAGGGTTTAATTTACCAGAAGAAGTAGAAATGTCACGCAAGCTAATGATTGAAATCCCAGAGGAAAAAATTCGTTTTATTTTAGCAAAGCCAATGGACGTGCCAGTTTATGTCGAGCATGGTGTTGCAGATATCGGTATTGCTGGAAAGGATGTTTTGCTAGAGCAACAGCGAGAGGTTCATGAGCTGCTTGATTTGAAAATTAGCACCTGCTATATCGCGTCAGCAGGATTACCAAATACAACGATGAATGAAATTGCCCCAAGAATTGCGACAAAATATCCAAATATAGCAATGAAATACTATAAAGGCATTGGTGAGCAAGTTGAAATTATCGAGCTAAACGGGTCGATTGAGCTAGCGCCAATGATTGGCTTGGCAGATCGCATCGTTGATATTGTATCTACAGGACGTACGTTAAAAGAAAATGGCTTAGTAGAATATGAATTTATTGCAGCGGTATCTTCACGGCTAATTGCCAATCCAGTTAGTTATCGTATGAAGGGTGACCGTATTATCGATCTTGTAAAACGACTAAAAAAGTGTGTAAGTGAACAAAAGAGTAATCCTATCTAG
- a CDS encoding tetratricopeptide repeat protein has protein sequence MEKKRQNEKQSNIVSFIPTGDYYYKKSIQAMNSGQMNKAYKYLQRAVDLSPDDSMIILQLAIVELEGQRFEEAYDLLRRAYQLDPDNPEIIFYMAEVSGCIGMMHDAKNFAERYLQLEPEGAYADEAAEILEFVAFEQDEFEVPEGSGEDLYRQEQARRCMEKGNFPEAIQILEDLIEDRPAFWSAYNNLALAYFYVGEEEQAKALLHTVLRENKGNLHALCNLTVIAYYEKNEEDLQELLNILVKIQPYTWEHRYKLGATLALIGQYELAFKWLRSMQKRGYAGDAGFYFWLSHAGYFSGHKEISKSAWEQLLELDPDKEGFEPWRQQENELALDALEHNRDFIVEKLESNYTSERIFGLFLLKDTAYKQEIIAHPKWINVEQLGTFEKLFLAYALGHEFDKKNKVEASFLRAVHVPEILLEQYGKLSSLIVPMFQMWFVLCEQALGQNYRFTNPAAIAGANDYLFKTSHMLKVTKKEIAQQYGIAVSTLTKYIDEILMFLPNSHDEQV, from the coding sequence TTGGAAAAGAAACGTCAAAATGAGAAGCAATCGAATATAGTGTCGTTTATTCCAACAGGCGACTATTATTATAAAAAATCAATTCAGGCAATGAATAGTGGACAAATGAATAAAGCCTATAAATATTTACAGCGTGCTGTAGATTTAAGCCCTGATGATTCTATGATTATTTTACAACTAGCCATCGTTGAATTAGAAGGTCAACGTTTTGAAGAAGCGTATGATCTGCTTCGTCGTGCCTATCAGCTTGACCCAGATAATCCAGAAATTATTTTTTATATGGCAGAGGTATCGGGCTGTATAGGGATGATGCATGATGCTAAAAATTTTGCAGAACGCTATTTGCAATTAGAGCCTGAGGGTGCTTATGCAGATGAAGCAGCAGAAATATTAGAGTTTGTTGCTTTTGAGCAGGATGAATTTGAGGTGCCAGAAGGATCTGGCGAGGATTTATATCGTCAGGAGCAGGCTCGTCGCTGCATGGAAAAGGGGAATTTTCCAGAAGCTATTCAGATTTTAGAAGATTTAATTGAAGATCGACCAGCGTTTTGGTCTGCGTATAATAACCTAGCGCTTGCGTATTTTTATGTTGGAGAAGAAGAGCAGGCAAAGGCTCTCTTGCATACAGTGCTACGTGAAAATAAAGGAAATTTACATGCGCTTTGTAATTTAACAGTCATTGCATACTATGAAAAAAACGAGGAGGATTTACAAGAGTTATTAAATATTCTTGTTAAAATTCAGCCCTATACATGGGAGCATCGTTATAAACTAGGTGCGACATTGGCGTTAATCGGGCAATATGAATTAGCCTTTAAATGGCTGCGTAGTATGCAGAAGCGAGGCTATGCAGGTGATGCAGGGTTTTATTTCTGGCTATCACATGCAGGTTATTTTTCAGGGCATAAGGAAATTTCCAAAAGCGCATGGGAGCAACTGCTGGAGTTAGATCCAGATAAAGAAGGATTTGAGCCTTGGCGTCAGCAGGAAAATGAATTGGCGCTTGATGCATTAGAGCATAATCGTGATTTTATCGTTGAAAAGTTAGAAAGCAACTATACAAGTGAGCGCATTTTTGGCTTGTTTTTATTAAAGGATACAGCGTATAAGCAAGAAATTATTGCGCATCCTAAATGGATAAATGTGGAGCAATTAGGTACGTTTGAAAAGTTGTTTTTAGCCTATGCACTTGGTCATGAGTTTGATAAAAAAAATAAAGTAGAAGCGAGCTTTTTACGGGCTGTTCATGTGCCAGAAATTTTATTAGAGCAGTATGGTAAGCTCTCCTCACTAATTGTACCAATGTTTCAAATGTGGTTTGTGCTATGTGAGCAAGCTCTAGGGCAAAATTATCGCTTTACAAATCCAGCAGCGATTGCGGGTGCAAATGATTATTTATTTAAAACTTCGCACATGCTGAAAGTCACAAAGAAGGAAATTGCTCAGCAATATGGTATAGCGGTGTCCACATTAACAAAATATATTGATGAAATTTTAATGTTTTTACCAAATAGTCATGATGAGCAAGTGTGA